Within the Nerophis ophidion isolate RoL-2023_Sa linkage group LG01, RoL_Noph_v1.0, whole genome shotgun sequence genome, the region aATTTTGGTGGTTTCCCCTCATGCACAACTTTGATGTGAATCTTGTGTGGCCTGCAGTGTATCTGACACATCTGGACTACGTGGACACGGAGCGCATCATGACCGAGAAGCTCCACAACCAGGTGAACGGCACCGAGTGGTCGTGGAGGAACCTCAACATGCTTTGCTGGGCCATCGGCTCCATCAGCGGGGCCATGCATGAAGAAGACGAGAAGAGGTTTCTGGTCACCGTCATCAAggtgggtggtggtggtggtggtggtggtggtccaGGTCCAGCATGTGACCGGGTGTGTTGTCTTCAGGACCTTCTGGGCCTGTGTGAGCAGAAGAGAGGGAAGGACAACAAGGCCATCATCGCATCCAACATCATGTACATAGTGGGCCAGTACCCTCGCTTCCTGAGAGCACACTGGAAGTTCCTCAAGACGGTGGTCAACAAGCTCTTTGAGTTCATGCACGGTGAGAAGAGACCACATCAGGGGggacattttcaaaaccaatacaatatatagatgTTTTTTAACTTTCTGGCTCCACTCAAGTATGGTCCTGAGAGtcgtagaaatattaaatacaccccCCCCACCGCTTAAATCTACTATCTCAACTTTTCAAtctaactttttattttatattttatgccttttttgtccataatttatgacattgattttgattcattatcatttttttaacaaagacattgaaaaaaatcccactaaaattctgaGGGATCCAAAAAAATGGCTTTTTACTCTCAAGGCTTAAGTCgattattagttttttattttgtttgttttatgccctttttgtcatgtaagacaaaatatgtcaaagttgatactttgatgtgacgtaattaaAACCTTAAACaggttaataattcataacattgatttggaATCACtactattttttgagcaatggcaggtTAAAAATACTCAAAAAGGCCCCATTCATAaagttgtgtgtatgtatatatatgtgtgtgtatatatatatatatatatatatatatatatatatatatatagtgtgtatgtgtgtgtgtgtgtgtgtgtgtgtatatatatatatgtatgtgtgtgtgtgtgtgtgcatataggtatatatatgtgtgcatataggtatatgtgtgtgtgtatgtatatatatatatatgtgtgtgtgtgtatgtgtatatatatgtgtgcacataggtatgtgtgtgtgtgtatatatatatgtatttatatatgtatgtatgtatatatatataagtgtatatatatgtatgtatatatatgtatgtgtgtatatatatatgtgtgtatatatatatatatatatatatatgtgtgtgtgtgtgtgtgtatatatatatgtatgtatatatatatatgtgtgtgtctgtatatatatgtgtgtgtatatatatgtatatatatatataagtgtgtatatatatgtatgtatatgtatgtatatcaatgtaaataaatgataaatgggttgtacttgtatagcgcttttctaccttcaaggtactcaaagcgctttgacactacttccacatttacccattcacacacacattcacacactgatggagggagctgccatgcaaggcgccaaccagtacccatctggagcaagggtgaagtgtcttgctcaggacacaacggacgtgacgaggttggttctaggtgggatttgaaccagtgaccctcgggttgcgcacggccactctcccactgcgccacgccgtccctgtatatgtatatatgtatgtatatatgtgtgtatatatatatatatgtgtgtgtgtgtgtgtatatatatgtatgtatgtatatatatataagtgtgtatatatatgtatatgtatgtatatcaatgtatatatgtatatatatgtatatgtatgtatatcaatgtacatatgtatgtatatatatataagtatgtatatatatgtatgtatatatgtatgtatatatataagtatgtatatatatgtatgtatatacatatatgtatgtatatacatatatgtatgtatatataatatatatatatgtatatatatatatgtatgtgtgtatatatatgtgtgtgtatgtatgtatgtatgtatatatatgtatgtatatcaatgtatatatgtatgtatgtatataagtatgtatatatatgtatgtatatacatatatgtatgtatgtatgtatatatatacatatgtatatacatatatgtatgtatgtatatacatatatgtatgtatgtatatacatatatgtatgtatgtatatacatatatgtatgtatgtatatacatatatgtatgtatgtgtgtatatatatatatgtatgtgtatatatgtatgtatgtatatatatatatatatatgtatgtatgtatgtatgtgtgtgtgtatatatatatatatatatatatatatgtatatatatgtgtgtaattttCACTTGCGACACTTAAGCctatagatcaacttcagatttatctgcCGATTATACGTTTTTATTTTAGCGACATTTCcctcccaaaaatatttcaaaggtaattatttgatgtgaagtaattggggcCTTGAATAAGTCATTacattgattttgagtcattGTTATTTTTGAGAAATTACAGTCAAAAAGTAGAGATCAGCCTGATTGCATCTttatgttattagagtcaacattgcaactttttctccttacatttcacctgtttgctcttttatgtttttttattttattgtggaGTAATATTTCTAGAATGGGCCTTTAGAGAATTAGCAAATGTCCCCAGGCAGCACTTTGGACTAGATGCTTCAAACTTGTGGTGTTGCAGAGACGCACGACGGCGTGCAGGACATGGCCTGTGACACCTTCATCAAGATCGCACAGAAGTGCCGCCGCCATTTTGTCCAGGTCCAGGTGGGCGAGGTGATGCCCTTCATCGACGAGATCCTCAACAACATCAACACCATCATCTGCGACCTGCAGCCTCAGCAGGTCAGGGCCGGCTCCCCTCTCACGCCCCGCGCTTTCGGTGCACCCGCGTAAGCCCCGGCCCCTCTTCTCTCTGCAGGTGCACACCTTCTATGAGGCCGTGGGCTACATGATCGGCGCCCAGACGGACCAGGCGGTCCAGGAGCTTCTCATAGAGAAGTACATGATGCTGCCCAATCAAGTGTGGGACAGCATCATCCAGCAAGCCACAAAGGTGAGTCCAGCAGGAGCGTGGAGGAGCACACTGGTGATGGATCCCCTCACTCATCTTCTCACGCTTGGCAGAACGTGGACATCCTGAAGGACGCCGAGACGGTCCGTCAGCTGGGGAGCATCCTCAAAACAAACGTCCGAGCTTGTAAAGCTGTCGGACATCCCTTTGTGGTACAGCTCGGTCGCATCTACCTGGACATGCTCAACGTCTACAAATGTCTGAGTGAGAACATCTCCTCGGCCGTCCAGACCAACGGTCAGCCTCGCCCTCGCTCCGTGGACGCCGGGGTCGCTCTGCCGGTCCTAACCATGTCCTTGTTAAACAGGCGAGATGGTCACCAAGCAGCCGCTCATCAGGAGCATGAGGACGGTGAAGAGAGAGACCCTCAAGCTCATCTCAGGGTGGGTCAGTCGCTCCAACGACCCTCAGATGGTGAGAACCTGACACAGTCCAGAACCTTAACCAGCTCGCCAGAAGAAAGCTAGCGTTCATATCCTGTTGCTTCCATTAACATCGATCAAATCCAGACAGCAAATGAAATATGAGGCAGAAGTATGTCAATCAaaggtaaaataaagtaaaacaatttCCACAGACGTTAAAATATACTAAAAGGCAAAATATAGTGataggtaaataaaaggtagaaACTGTGAATTGAAGGTAAATATGTAGATGGTTAAAGGGAAAATAAGTCTGATGGCAAAAAAGAGGGTAAATAAACGGTAAATTGAATGTAAAGcatgttaaatagaaggtaaatacgaGTGAAGTGGAAGGTCAAAGGTATAAGGAGGTAAAACATCCAAACGGAAAATAAAGGAaggtaaataaaacaaatttaaaggTACAAAATAAATGTAAGAAGAGAAAAAGGTAAATTGAAGGTTAAGACAAGGTAAATAGAAGGACAATGAAAGGTACAAGTTAAGTAAAAggaggtatccatccatccatttcctaccgcttattccctttcggggtcgcggggggcgctggcgcctatctcagctacagtcgggcggaaggcgggatacaccctggacaagtcgccacctcatcgcagggccaacacagatagacagacaacattcacactcacattcacacactagggaccatttagtgttgccaatcaacactaAAAGGAGGTATATAAAGGGTAAATTAAAATAGAAGGTAAAACTAAAAGGAAGGTAAAGTAAatcagagtttaaaaaaaaatgcttaaaagaAGGTAGAATTAAAGAAGGCAAATACAACATAAACTAAGGTTAAAGGttgaaataattttaaaaaattaaagctAAACGGAAGGTAACTAAAAGATAAAACAAGTTAAATGGAAGatgaaaaagttaaagttaaatggGGGgtaaaagaaagtaaataaaaggtaaaaagtcaTATTGAAGGTAAAACAAACTTatgaaaggtaaaataaggtaaattaaAGGTAAGACTATATTTTAAGAAGGTTGTTTTAAAAAAGGCAAATACAAAGGTTAAAAATAgataaaacaactgaaatagagGGTAAACCAAGCCGAATAGGTCGTGGAaggtaaaacaaattaaattcaaggtaaataaaaggtaaaataaagtaaatacaaGGTAAACAACTTAAATGGAAGGCAAATTGAAGGTTAACCAAGCTCAATAGAAGTAAGAGGTAAACAAGAAAGGTAAAAGTAAAATAGAAGGTCAATTGAATGTTTACTTTGTGATGCCTCATTAATTGGGTAGTTGTAGTCCTACATGCCGTGCAGGAATGTTGTACACCTGCTCAGGTGGCAGAGAACTTTGTGGTGCCTTATTGTTAAAGGGATAGATGTAGTCCTACATGCCATGCATGAATGTTGTACACGTCATAAGGTTGTAGAGAACTTTGTGATACCTCATTATTAAATGGGTAGTTGTAGTCCTACATGCCATGCATGAATGTTGTACACGTCATAAGGTTGTAGAGAACTTTGTGATACCTCATTATTAAATGGGTAGTTGTAGTCCTACATGCCATGCATGAATGTTGTACACCTGCTCAGGTGGCAGAGAACTTTGTGATGCCTTATTATTAAATGGGTAGTTGTAGTCCTACATGCCGTGCAGGAATGTTGTACACATGCTCAGGTGGCAGAGAACTTTGTGGTGCCTTATTGTTAAAGGGATAGATGTAGTCCTACATGCCATGCATGAATGTTGTACACGTCATAAGGTTGTAGAGAACTTTGTGATACCTCATTATTAAATGGGTAGTTGTAGTCCTACATGCCATGCATGAATGTTGTACACGTCATAAGGTTGTAGAGAACTTTGTGATACCTCATTATTAAATGGGTAGTTGTAGTCCTACATGCCGTGCAGGAATGTTGTACACATGCTCAGGTGGCAGAGAACTTTGTGATGCCTTATTGTTAAATGGATAGATGTAGTCCTACATGCCATGCATGAATGTTGTACACGTCATAAGGTGGTAGATCTTTGTGATGCCTCATTATTAATTGGATAGATGTAGTCCTACATGCCATGCATGAATGTTGTACACGTGCTCAGGTGGTAGAGAACTTTGTGATGCCTTATTATTAAATGGATAGATGTAGTCCTACATGCCATGCATGAATGTTGTACACCTGCTCAGGTGGCAGAGAACTTTGTGCCTCCGCTTCTGGAGGCGGTGCTCATCGACTACCAGAGGAACGTGGCGGCCGCCAGGGAGCCCGAGGTCCTCAGCACCATGGCGACCATCGTCAACAAGCTGGGGGTCCACATCACTGGAGAAATCCCCAAAATCTTTGATGCGGTCTTCGAGTGCACCCTGAACATGATCAACAAGGTGAGTGAGACGTTGGCGCCGCGAGCGACCGCCTGAACGCCAACCCGTCTTTGTCCGGTGTGGGCAGGACTTTGAGGAGTTCCCCGAGCACAGGACGCACTTCTTCTACCTGCTCCAAGCGGCCACGTCCCAGTGCTTCTCCGCCTTCCTGGCCATCGCCCCGGCCCAGTTCAAGCTCATCCTGGACTCCATCATCTGGGCCTTCAAGCACACCATGAGGAATGTTGCGGACACAGGTGAGGACCAGCGAGATCCTGCCGTCCTCAAACAACCGAGTGGATGACTCAGACCGTGTCTGCAGGTCTCCAGATCCTCCTGACGCTGCTCCAGAACGTGTCCTCCGAGGAGGCGGCGGCGCAGAGCTTCTACCAGACCTACTTCTGCGACATCCTGCAGCACATCTTCTCCGTGGTCACGGACACGTCTCACACCGCAGGTACGGTCCCGTCGTACGCCTGTCCCCTTATGGTGTGTCCGGGATGTGAACGCCTGGCCGCCGTCTGCCCGCAGGTCTGACCATGCACGCCACCATCCTGGCCTACATGTTCAACCTGGTGGAGGAGGGCAAGATAAGCGTGGCCCTGAGCGCCGCCAGCCCCGCCAACAACCAGGCGCACGTGCAGGAATACATCGCCAACCTGCTCAAGACCGCCTTCCCACACCTGCAGGAGTAAGTCTTCCTCATCTGGAAACCAACAAATCATTCATCATTCAATTAGACCAGGGGTGACcagcgcggtgcccgcgggcaccaggtcgcccgtaaggaccagatgagtcgcccgctggtctgttctaaaaatagctcaaatagcagcacttaccagtgagctgcctctatttttttaattgtatttatttactagcaagctggtttgattgattgattgattgattgattgatacttttattagtagattgcacagtacagtacatattccgtacaattgaccactaaatgctaacacccgaataagtttttcaacttgtttaagtcggggtccacgttaatcaattcaattcgctttgctcaacatttttaattctaagagacaaaaaactcaaatagaaaatccaaaaaaatattttaaagacttggtcttcacttgtttaaataaattaatttatttttttactttgcttcttataaatttaagaaagacaattttagagaaaaaatacgaccttaaaaattattttaggactttttaacacatatacctttttaccttttaaattccttcctcttctttcctgacaatttaaatcaatgttcaagtaaattaattttttttattgtaaataataataaaacaatttttatttaattcttcattttagcttctgtttttttgacgaagaatctttgtgaaatatttcttcaaacttattatgattacaattcccaaaaatattctggcaaatctagaaaatctgtagaatcttttgaatttcttttaaaatgtttattctggaaaatctaaaaaaaaaaaatgatttgtctttgttagaaatatgttGCAGCTTAGTGATAATGATGAAGGTGAAAATTAGGATttggcgatatggctgaaaactgtatcacgatataagtgttttttTATCGGTCGATAtggataattattgatattttttatgacctatggaaaatatatttgatctgattattcctctgattataatccctcagctttCAAGGCAAAAAGTAAACGTCAACACAAGCATGGCaaacactcaatgtaaacaaaatagtatAATCAAATTGAACAATTAATAAcaagctcttaaaatgaaggtgcaaacataagaaatatgtaagaaatgcttattTAAgtataagaaaatagtgcaaagtgtgaggATGAAAGCCGACTGAAAGGGTTTATAATAATTGTTACACGTTAGgtattcatttagctgctgtgcaacaattctttgaaggattttagagataaaggggaggtgcgacacCAGCCAGTAGTTTAGCGGGAAGTGGAGGTTAAATCTTTTAAGCAGAGGATTACTAATTGAAAATATGcaaacatagagaaacctaaaGAACTATATTCTAAAGGTTTAGTGGTaagaagttacagctgtgctctaaagggtgaccACGGCAAAGGTGGTGTGGTGTTAGTCTTGCATTggatcatttacagaccacattggtctgactacgatCCCTTCTTTtgatccacaatttcttcattttgactttctcttctcactccatgcaaagaatcaagcagaaatgatagttgatactgtcacctgattggctgttagtgtgtcactcctcttgatcagtgatcacttcctgctttGCTTGGTTACCTGAGAGCCTTTGttaatgcaaccaaccttgctttgtaACTTCCACTTTCTTTCTACGGTGAAGAAACAAAAATTAATGGTTTTATTGGACACATTTTTGAATTAATATGGATTGCAGATAACATTTTATGGCCCAGCTCGAGTAGAAATTGTACAACATAATGTTGACACCAACTaaacatttgttttgttgtgaTCAGTGCGCAGGTGAAGGTGTTTGTAACGGGCCTGTTCAGCCTGAACCAGGACATTCCTGCCTTCAAGGAACATCTGCGGGACTTCCTGGTCCAGATCAAGGTTGGTATGACCCTGTTAGGTCACCCCAGTTCCTTTCTACAAGATGTGTGGATGTGTCCCCACAGATGGTGCTCACGGCCACCATTACACACATTGCAAACtttggtgtgtgtatatgtatatctatatatatatatatatatatatatatgtgtgcatgaatatatgtgtgtgtgtatatacttgtgtgtgtgtgtgtgtgtgtatatatatatatatatatatatatatatatatatatatatgtgtgtatgtatataaatatgtgtgtatatgtatgcataaatatacgtgtgtgtgtgtatatatgtgtatatttatatatatatatatatatatatatatatatacgtgtgtatatacttgtgtatatgtgtgtatgtatatatatgtgtatatatatacatttaatatatatatatgtgtgcatgaatatatgtatatgtgtgtgtatatacttgtgtacatgcgtgtatatatatatgtgtatgtatatacatatgtgtgtatatgtatgtgtaaatatacatgtgtgtgtgtgtgtgtgtgtatatatatatatatatatatatatatatatacatgtaatatatatatatacatgtaatatatatatatatatatatacatgtaatatatatatgtgtatatatacatgtatatacacatgtatatgtgtatataaatgtttgtgtgtgtgtgtatgtatgtgtatatatatatatatatatatatacacaagtatgtgtatatacttgcgtatgtgtatgtatgtatatatatgtgtgtatatatacatttatatatacatgtaatatatatgcttatatatacatgtaatatatatgcttatatatacatgtaatatatatatgtgtatatatacatgtatatacacatgtatatgtgtatataaatgtatttgtgtgtgtgtgtatgtatgtgtatatatatatatgtatatatacatatacatatccatgtgtgtgtatacatgtgtgtgtatataagtgaatatgtgtgtgtgtatatatatatatatatatatatatatatatatatatatgtgtgtgtgtgtgtgtatatatatatatgtatatatatatacacacagtgtgtgtgcatatatatatatctatatatatatatatatatacacacacacacacacacacaatatgtgtgtatgtatatatgggtaCGTATGTTTCGGTTTAGATATTTACAGGTGTTTATAAAGGTATTTACAGacaagtacatggttgtttacaGGTGTATATATACAGGCAGTATATAGGTGTAATATCATCAAAccttcttgtttttgtcaaaactctatcagccgcattttgtaccaactaatattttaatgctataCATGAGGAGACATGATAAGGCATAAATAATGATCTCGTACTACATGTAGTACTAGGTATGCAGTACTGTGTATaagcactttgagacacttgtgatttagggctatgtaaatattgattgattgatggctcGTTTGCAGGAGTTTGCAGGTGAGGACACCACAGACCTGTTCCTGGAGGAGAGGGAGGCGTCCCTGCGTCAGGCCCAGGAGGAGAAACACAAGCTGCAGATGTCCGTGCCCGGCATCCTCAACCCCCACGAGCTGCCCGAGGAGATGTGCGACTGAGCACGCCCGAGCAGGACGAACACTTTATCTTTTCAGGTGTGCGGGGACAGAAGGAGGGGTCTGTGGAAGACCCCCAGCACTTGGTTGGTCGACCAAATCAATGTCAATATGTAAATGATGCAGTTTGCCGCTGAGCCGCCCAACAATTGTGCAGATTTTTGTTCCATATGAACCTATTTTATACCTTCtggagtgagtgtgtgtgtgtgagtgtgtgtgtgggaaacatGCTATCTCGTGTTCATTCTCTGCTCATTAAAGCTTTATTTTCACCACTCACCTTGCATATTAAAGATTTGATCCTCTCCAATTGTTAATATGTAAAATAGAATAGTCACACGCCTCTCTTCTCTCGCTTTGTGGGGACTTGTGTCTTTTCCTGCCAGCCAGTTGGAAGGACAAGCGAGTGTTTGTACAAGTGTCTTAGTACGCTGGATGACATAAAGTTGGCTATTTTTACAAAGCGACTGTCAGACTCTGCTTTGTGCTCCCCAAGGAACTCACTGCACCTGTGAGGACCACATCACCTGCATGATGACATCACCGGCTTCATGCATGTGAGTCACTGTCATTTCTACTGGTGCAACAGTTCCAGTCGGGTGGGAGTTGTGCAAGCTGGAAACATGTCCCGTTCATTTTCAAAGGGAAAAATTACCTGGAATTTCTGGTAATATGGGATGGGTAGGTGGAAGGAAAATAGTAGCGAGGCTGAACATTTTGAGGCCTGAACTGTTCCGATACGATGAAAACTGGGGGAGAAGAACTTTAACGCACACGCTGAAtcaaaaacatgttacacaactcCATGTGCAAGGCTGTTCATAGATGGATAGTTTTTTTAGTTACATTAACATTCATTCTttttacaaaagcagtgaagttgtcacgttgtgtaaatggtaaataaaaagagaatacaatgatttcaaaatttgtgaattatatttatatagcgcttttctctagtgactcaaagcgctttacatagtgaaacccaatatctaagttacatttaaaccagtgtgggtggcactgggagcaggtgggtaaagtgtcttgcccaaggacacaacggcagtaactaggatggcacaagcgggaatcgaacctgcaaccctcaagttgctgacacggccgctctaccaaccgagctaggccgccccaaaaaaaaatccttttcaatttacagtatattcaattgaatagactgcaaagacaagatacttcattttgaactggaaaactatttttgcaagtattagctcatttggaattccaTGCTTGCAGCATGttacaaaaaagctggcacaagtggcaaaaaagacagacaaagttgaggaatgctcatcaaacgcgtatttggaacatcccacaggtgaagaggctaagtaaagttaaagtaccaatgattgtcacacacacacaagaggtgtgaggaaattatcctctgcatttgacccatcacccttgatcaccccctgggagatgaggggagcagtgagcggcaccAATGtcacacccgggaatcatttttggttattttacccccaattccaacccttaatgctaagtgccaaacaggaaaggaatgagtcacatttttatagtctttggtatgactcggccggggtttgaactcacaacctaccgatctcagggcggacactctaaccactaggccactgagtaggtaattgggaacaggtgggtgccatgattgggtataaaagcagcttccatgaaatgctcagtcattcacaaacaaggacggggcgagggtcaccactttgtcaacaaatgcctgagcaaattgtttaagaacatttctcaaccagctattgcaagaaatttaaggatgtcatcatctacgctccgtaatatcatcaaaaggttcagagaatctggagaaatcactgcactgcACTGCACTGCAAACCTGTGATAATCGAtctctcaggtggtactgcatcaaaaagtgacatcggtgtgtaaaggatatcaccacgtgggctcaggaacactttagaaaaccactgtcagtaactatagtcggtcgctacatctggaagtgcaagttaaaactctactatgctaagccaaatccatttatcaacaacacccagaaacgccgccggctttgccattcatctaagatggactgatgcagagtggaataatgttctgtggtctgacgagtccacatttacatttttttttttttaaactgaggaCATTGTGTCttcctggaccaaagaggaaaataaccaaagTGTatatctttaaaacaaagcacaaatttgtcatgaatattgttcaggatgaagcgacagatgccctgccttAGTGATGGAGTgctttcacaagtataaaacgtGGTAAACAGTCtgcatgcatggtacataaggtgcaggtaacatcaatgtccttctatccaacccaggggtagggaacctatggctctagagccagatgtggctcttttgatgactgcatctggctctcagataaattttagctgacattgcttaacatgataagtcagtgtttttcaaccttttctgagccaatgCACATATTcttaattgaaaaaattctgaggcacaccaccagcaaaaaacataaaaaagtgcaactcagtagccgatatagacgataaaaagtcgttctcgcaatagctcttgtctcaatgtaGATGTGCAGTCACGACCTGTCTCATCACGCCAtaacttattttgacttttttggtgttttcctgtgtgtcttgcgctccttttttgctattttcctggagcagtttcatgtcttccttgaatgctattccccgcacctgctttgttttcgccatcaggactatttaagttgtgctgACGCACTCCATTAtggggacgttgttgattgtcatgtcatgtacagatgtactttgtagaCGGCATCTGCTCCACAtgctgcaagtctttgctgtcgtccagcattctgtttttgtttactttgcagccagttcagttttaattttgttttgcttGAATACCTTTTCTCAGTGGcacttagcggcacttgcctttttgtttatttctggtttaagtgttggatacctttttacctacacgctgcctgCTGCATGGTTTGTCGCTGATCaggacaaaccctgtttccgacatcttacacctatagctatgaagtgcttcgagaagctggtacggacccatatcacctcagtcctccctcccgagctcgacccacaccagtttgcctacagagccaacaggtccacagaggacgccatcgccacagccctacactcctccctgggtcacctggagacggggggaagctacgtgcggctgctttttgtggattatagctcggcatttaacaccat harbors:
- the xpo1a gene encoding exportin-1 isoform X2, which encodes MTMLADHPARQLLDFSQKLDINLLDNVVNSMYHDIGSQQRVAQEVLTNLKDHPDAWTRVDTILEFSQNMKTKYYALQILETVIKTRWKILPRNQCEGIKKYVVGLIIKTSSDPANMEKEGVYISKLNMILVQILKQEWPKHWPTFISDIVGASRTSESLCQNNMIILKLLSEEVFDFSSGQMTQVKAKHLKDSMCNEFSQIFQLCQFVMENSQNAPLVHATLETLLRFLNWIPLGYIFETKLISTLVYKFLNVPMFRNVTLKCLTEIAGVSVNQYEEQFANLFTLTMCQLKQMLPLNTNVRVAYANGKDDEQNFIQNLSLFLCTFLKEHGQLVEKRPNLRETLMEALHFMLLVSEVEETEIFKICLEYWNHLSAELYRESPFSTSSTPLLSDVPPRRHLYLTVLSQVRLLMVSRMAKPEEVLVVENDQGEVVREFMKDTDSINLYKNMRETLVYLTHLDYVDTERIMTEKLHNQVNGTEWSWRNLNMLCWAIGSISGAMHEEDEKRFLVTVIKDLLGLCEQKRGKDNKAIIASNIMYIVGQYPRFLRAHWKFLKTVVNKLFEFMHETHDGVQDMACDTFIKIAQKCRRHFVQVQVGEVMPFIDEILNNINTIICDLQPQQVHTFYEAVGYMIGAQTDQAVQELLIEKYMMLPNQVWDSIIQQATKNVDILKDAETVRQLGSILKTNVRACKAVGHPFVVQLGRIYLDMLNVYKCLSENISSAVQTNGEMVTKQPLIRSMRTVKRETLKLISGWVSRSNDPQMVAENFVPPLLEAVLIDYQRNVAAAREPEVLSTMATIVNKLGVHITGEIPKIFDAVFECTLNMINKDFEEFPEHRTHFFYLLQAATSQCFSAFLAIAPAQFKLILDSIIWAFKHTMRNVADTGLQILLTLLQNVSSEEAAAQSFYQTYFCDILQHIFSVVTDTSHTAGLTMHATILAYMFNLVEEGKISVALSAASPANNQAHVQEYIANLLKTAFPHLQDAQVKVFVTGLFSLNQDIPAFKEHLRDFLVQIKEFAGEDTTDLFLEEREASLRQAQEEKHKLQMSVPGILNPHELPEEMCD
- the xpo1a gene encoding exportin-1 isoform X1, with the protein product MPAEMTMLADHPARQLLDFSQKLDINLLDNVVNSMYHDIGSQQRVAQEVLTNLKDHPDAWTRVDTILEFSQNMKTKYYALQILETVIKTRWKILPRNQCEGIKKYVVGLIIKTSSDPANMEKEGVYISKLNMILVQILKQEWPKHWPTFISDIVGASRTSESLCQNNMIILKLLSEEVFDFSSGQMTQVKAKHLKDSMCNEFSQIFQLCQFVMENSQNAPLVHATLETLLRFLNWIPLGYIFETKLISTLVYKFLNVPMFRNVTLKCLTEIAGVSVNQYEEQFANLFTLTMCQLKQMLPLNTNVRVAYANGKDDEQNFIQNLSLFLCTFLKEHGQLVEKRPNLRETLMEALHFMLLVSEVEETEIFKICLEYWNHLSAELYRESPFSTSSTPLLSDVPPRRHLYLTVLSQVRLLMVSRMAKPEEVLVVENDQGEVVREFMKDTDSINLYKNMRETLVYLTHLDYVDTERIMTEKLHNQVNGTEWSWRNLNMLCWAIGSISGAMHEEDEKRFLVTVIKDLLGLCEQKRGKDNKAIIASNIMYIVGQYPRFLRAHWKFLKTVVNKLFEFMHETHDGVQDMACDTFIKIAQKCRRHFVQVQVGEVMPFIDEILNNINTIICDLQPQQVHTFYEAVGYMIGAQTDQAVQELLIEKYMMLPNQVWDSIIQQATKNVDILKDAETVRQLGSILKTNVRACKAVGHPFVVQLGRIYLDMLNVYKCLSENISSAVQTNGEMVTKQPLIRSMRTVKRETLKLISGWVSRSNDPQMVAENFVPPLLEAVLIDYQRNVAAAREPEVLSTMATIVNKLGVHITGEIPKIFDAVFECTLNMINKDFEEFPEHRTHFFYLLQAATSQCFSAFLAIAPAQFKLILDSIIWAFKHTMRNVADTGLQILLTLLQNVSSEEAAAQSFYQTYFCDILQHIFSVVTDTSHTAGLTMHATILAYMFNLVEEGKISVALSAASPANNQAHVQEYIANLLKTAFPHLQDAQVKVFVTGLFSLNQDIPAFKEHLRDFLVQIKEFAGEDTTDLFLEEREASLRQAQEEKHKLQMSVPGILNPHELPEEMCD